In a single window of the Bacillus mycoides genome:
- a CDS encoding dynamin family protein, whose product MTNIVQTNGMKKLVCFYEEWQKNGDVENSLKLFEVIQKYKQEQLMLAFCGHFSAGKSTMMNHLYKAQLLPTSPIPTSANVVKIERGSDRVVVTIKSGEQYEYDGAYSAEELKQICKDGDEVIGVHIYRNDAPIPDGVMLVDTPGIDSTDDAHQLATESTLHLADVIFYMMDYNHVQSEVNLQFVKELKQRNKTVYLVVNQIDKHKANELSFEEYRDSVKQSFSNWDIEVDGIFYTSLRMMNHPYNEIQSLEALIFSIMKEKEQYVRKGMERETEYLLQEHCSFILSENEKHLMKYEEELTSPLSLSEIVEKKEELTENKNRVASKESDVRNEFIKGLQAILDNAYLMPFEMRELANKYLETKLTKFKVGLLFAKGKTEQEKQRRVDAFYSALQKTVETQLDFHVKEFIVAFLKEEGLFTEEIGKDIYALEIAFGPEVLAETIKQGAGFTGDYLLLYTADVANELKKRYFMKSQQIFGKSTGILQKKVKIEIARIEEEIEKYTMLQTAKETKLQYIKTYEEYESYLGDIWNENVSIPDGLQIDEILQSKKQVVSEKFKLQEQEIVNDNVAASEEEIKGTKALNIQRILEKVKKAETILDPLPTLKHLQQEVVGKRQRVETKQFTVALFGAFSAGKSSFANALLGEKVLPVSPNPTTATINQILPVTEDKPHGTVIVQFKSEQALLEDMKAVYKMFHYEIATLEEALTKIDQIMKYPSPSGKQKTTFSFLRAVQKGYEAVANHLGEQLQVTLEEFSDYVANEEKSCFVEYMELYYDCALTRQGVALVDTPGADSINARHTDVAFQYIKNADAILFVTYYNHVFSRADREFLIQLGRVKDTFALDKMFFLINAADLAQSEEELEMVKGYIADQLLQYGIRNPRLFAISSLCALEEKQGKSIDKEKYGILQNSGITKFEESFTSFMMRDLMLVSVHALYGALQGANQLLVNMINGAKQGNDEKEKQTKKYEAERNQLLHIISSYSVLAEEQAMQNEVKELLYYVHQRLFLRYNDVFTEFINPASLRTDGNVKMQLQQCVMELVSFIQHDLLQEMRATSLRLEKWIDEAMKRAKDEIVVNCKVENESISMGGTVDYEYKIITHKEPFPSIEIKDFKKALAHFKNEKSFFEKNDKAFMQEDAKGVLEPFVSNYVVDEEDLFVHHYKQEWDAKWNLFQKVMQQDVENYYESILFALAETIDVSLYEQSKEELQKQLVEIEKEIYIK is encoded by the coding sequence ATGACAAACATAGTACAGACAAACGGTATGAAAAAACTTGTTTGTTTTTATGAAGAGTGGCAAAAAAACGGCGATGTAGAGAATAGTTTGAAGTTGTTTGAAGTGATTCAAAAATATAAACAAGAGCAGCTTATGCTAGCTTTTTGTGGTCATTTTTCTGCGGGGAAATCGACAATGATGAATCACCTATATAAAGCGCAATTATTACCGACAAGTCCGATTCCAACGAGTGCTAACGTTGTTAAAATTGAAAGAGGATCTGATCGTGTTGTTGTAACGATTAAGTCTGGAGAACAGTATGAATATGACGGCGCATATTCAGCAGAAGAATTAAAACAAATATGTAAAGACGGTGATGAAGTAATTGGTGTTCATATTTATCGAAATGATGCGCCAATTCCTGATGGGGTTATGTTAGTTGATACGCCCGGAATTGATTCTACGGATGATGCCCACCAATTAGCGACGGAATCAACACTGCATCTAGCAGATGTTATTTTCTATATGATGGATTATAACCATGTCCAATCAGAGGTTAACTTACAGTTTGTTAAAGAATTGAAACAACGTAATAAAACGGTTTATCTCGTTGTAAACCAAATAGATAAACATAAAGCAAATGAGTTATCGTTTGAAGAGTATAGAGATAGTGTAAAACAGTCTTTTTCTAACTGGGATATTGAAGTAGATGGTATTTTCTATACATCATTGCGAATGATGAATCATCCATACAATGAAATTCAAAGTTTAGAAGCATTAATCTTTTCTATCATGAAAGAAAAAGAGCAGTATGTAAGAAAGGGAATGGAGCGAGAAACAGAATATTTACTGCAAGAACATTGTTCGTTTATTCTTTCTGAAAATGAAAAACATCTCATGAAATATGAAGAAGAATTAACATCACCACTGTCACTTTCAGAGATAGTTGAAAAAAAGGAAGAGTTAACTGAAAATAAAAATCGGGTGGCTAGTAAAGAATCTGATGTGAGAAATGAATTTATAAAAGGTTTACAAGCCATATTAGATAACGCGTATTTAATGCCATTTGAAATGAGAGAATTGGCAAATAAATATTTAGAAACGAAATTAACGAAGTTTAAAGTTGGTTTGTTATTTGCGAAAGGAAAGACGGAGCAAGAAAAACAGAGACGTGTAGATGCTTTTTATTCTGCTCTTCAAAAGACTGTTGAAACGCAACTTGATTTTCATGTGAAAGAATTTATTGTAGCCTTCTTAAAAGAAGAAGGGTTATTTACAGAGGAAATAGGGAAAGACATATATGCGTTAGAAATTGCTTTCGGACCGGAAGTGTTGGCTGAAACAATTAAACAGGGGGCTGGATTTACCGGTGATTACTTACTTCTTTATACTGCTGACGTTGCAAATGAGTTAAAGAAAAGATACTTTATGAAATCTCAGCAAATCTTTGGAAAAAGTACGGGTATATTGCAGAAGAAAGTGAAGATAGAGATTGCTCGTATTGAAGAAGAAATTGAAAAATACACGATGTTACAAACAGCAAAAGAAACAAAATTACAGTACATTAAGACGTATGAGGAATATGAGAGCTATTTAGGAGATATTTGGAATGAAAATGTTTCTATACCAGATGGATTGCAAATAGACGAAATATTACAAAGTAAAAAACAAGTTGTTAGTGAGAAGTTTAAACTACAAGAGCAAGAAATTGTAAATGATAACGTAGCGGCTAGTGAAGAAGAGATTAAAGGAACGAAAGCTTTAAATATTCAGCGTATATTAGAAAAAGTGAAGAAAGCTGAAACGATATTAGATCCATTGCCTACACTGAAACATCTACAGCAAGAAGTAGTTGGAAAAAGACAGCGTGTAGAAACGAAGCAATTTACAGTAGCGTTATTTGGAGCTTTTAGTGCTGGGAAATCATCATTTGCTAACGCATTGCTCGGTGAAAAGGTACTTCCTGTATCGCCAAACCCAACGACAGCAACAATAAATCAAATTTTGCCAGTTACAGAAGATAAACCACATGGAACGGTAATTGTCCAGTTTAAGTCAGAGCAAGCGCTGTTAGAAGATATGAAAGCTGTTTATAAAATGTTTCACTATGAAATTGCTACATTGGAAGAAGCGTTAACGAAAATTGATCAAATTATGAAATACCCTTCACCAAGTGGGAAGCAAAAAACAACATTTAGCTTTTTGCGAGCGGTACAAAAAGGATATGAGGCAGTTGCTAATCATTTAGGGGAACAATTACAAGTTACGTTAGAGGAGTTCTCTGATTATGTAGCTAATGAAGAAAAATCATGCTTTGTTGAGTATATGGAGCTTTATTATGATTGTGCTTTAACAAGGCAAGGAGTAGCTCTTGTAGATACACCAGGGGCGGATTCTATTAACGCGCGCCATACGGATGTTGCATTCCAGTATATTAAAAACGCAGATGCTATTTTATTCGTAACATACTATAATCATGTTTTCTCTCGTGCGGATCGTGAATTTTTAATTCAGCTCGGTCGTGTAAAGGATACATTTGCACTTGATAAAATGTTCTTCTTAATAAATGCTGCCGATTTAGCACAATCTGAAGAAGAACTTGAAATGGTAAAAGGTTATATTGCGGATCAGCTCCTGCAATACGGTATTAGAAATCCACGTTTATTTGCAATTTCAAGTTTATGTGCGCTTGAAGAAAAGCAAGGGAAAAGTATTGATAAAGAAAAGTATGGTATTTTACAAAACTCCGGGATTACTAAGTTTGAAGAATCATTTACGTCCTTTATGATGAGGGATTTAATGCTTGTATCTGTGCATGCTTTATATGGTGCATTGCAAGGAGCGAATCAGCTTCTTGTAAATATGATAAATGGCGCAAAGCAGGGAAATGATGAGAAAGAGAAGCAAACAAAAAAATATGAAGCAGAGCGTAATCAGCTACTTCATATTATTTCATCATATAGTGTACTTGCTGAAGAGCAAGCAATGCAAAATGAAGTGAAAGAATTGCTTTATTATGTACACCAACGTCTATTTTTACGCTATAACGATGTGTTTACTGAATTTATTAATCCGGCGTCGTTACGAACAGATGGGAATGTGAAAATGCAGTTGCAGCAATGTGTAATGGAATTAGTTTCATTTATTCAACATGATTTATTACAAGAAATGCGTGCGACATCATTACGTCTTGAAAAATGGATAGATGAAGCGATGAAGCGTGCAAAGGATGAAATTGTTGTGAATTGCAAAGTGGAAAATGAATCGATTTCTATGGGTGGAACAGTGGATTATGAATATAAAATTATTACACATAAAGAGCCGTTTCCTTCAATAGAAATAAAAGATTTTAAAAAGGCACTAGCACATTTTAAAAATGAGAAAAGCTTTTTTGAAAAAAATGATAAAGCTTTTATGCAAGAAGACGCTAAAGGAGTGTTAGAACCTTTCGTATCAAACTATGTAGTTGATGAAGAAGATTTATTCGTTCATCATTATAAGCAAGAGTGGGATGCAAAATGGAACCTATTCCAAAAAGTGATGCAGCAAGACGTTGAGAATTATTATGAAAGTATATTATTCGCTTTAGCTGAAACAATTGATGTATCGCTATACGAACAAAGTAAAGAAGAGCTACAAAAGCAGTTAGTAGAAATTGAAAAAGAAATTTATATTAAATAG
- a CDS encoding FbpB family small basic protein: protein MRKKVRKSFKQLLIENKQSLLTNKENMKEIEERIEKRHVAYNGANN, encoded by the coding sequence ATGCGAAAAAAAGTGAGAAAATCCTTTAAACAATTATTAATAGAAAATAAACAATCCCTACTAACTAATAAAGAGAATATGAAAGAAATTGAAGAACGGATTGAGAAACGACATGTAGCATATAATGGTGCTAATAATTAA
- a CDS encoding DUF350 domain-containing protein, whose translation MINFLLYLAVSLVLLCIGLFLMEVTTKVKEFKLMAQGNKAVSYVLGGRLLGLAIVLYSTAANSISILDMISWGAVGILAQIIVFYLAEWLTPRFNINKSLEEDNQAVGLFLMFLSLSIGIVIAGCVTY comes from the coding sequence ATGATTAATTTTTTACTATATTTAGCAGTATCACTTGTACTTTTATGTATCGGTCTTTTTCTTATGGAAGTGACAACGAAAGTTAAGGAATTTAAGTTAATGGCTCAAGGGAATAAAGCGGTAAGCTATGTACTTGGAGGAAGACTACTTGGTCTTGCTATCGTTTTATATTCAACGGCTGCTAATTCTATTTCAATTCTTGATATGATTTCATGGGGAGCTGTTGGGATCTTAGCTCAAATTATTGTCTTTTATTTAGCGGAATGGCTTACACCACGTTTTAATATTAATAAAAGTCTTGAAGAAGATAATCAAGCAGTTGGTCTTTTCCTTATGTTTTTATCACTTTCCATCGGAATTGTAATTGCTGGTTGTGTAACGTATTAA
- a CDS encoding cation-transporting P-type ATPase codes for MLYVNKSVGNTSYKLSKKAMKEQTMLQKNKDLLIEIATRDVKSVFAYFKTTRDGLSMKEAQKRIQVYGRNELTSKRARIAEVMMKLSGMIPGLSKQHMGDELQCETVTVSRVAGCSVTGLNSELKMMKLPVQELVPGDMIFLSEGDTVPADVRIIYANDLLVNESMLTGNNASIEKFESCYHLERKRFIPLKRMKDYNPLELENVCFKGTYIVDGNAKAVVVSTGKNTYSGILHTCCGRMS; via the coding sequence ATGTTATATGTAAATAAAAGTGTGGGTAACACTTCGTATAAATTAAGTAAAAAAGCAATGAAAGAACAAACAATGCTTCAAAAAAATAAAGATTTATTAATTGAAATTGCAACAAGAGATGTAAAATCTGTATTTGCGTATTTTAAAACAACAAGAGACGGACTATCTATGAAAGAGGCACAAAAGCGTATTCAAGTATACGGCCGAAATGAATTAACTTCAAAAAGAGCGCGTATTGCGGAAGTAATGATGAAGCTAAGTGGAATGATCCCAGGTCTTTCAAAACAACATATGGGTGATGAATTACAATGTGAAACAGTTACTGTTTCTAGAGTAGCTGGCTGTAGCGTAACAGGGCTAAACAGTGAACTAAAAATGATGAAATTACCAGTACAAGAGCTTGTACCTGGAGATATGATTTTTCTTTCAGAGGGCGATACAGTGCCGGCAGATGTACGTATTATTTATGCAAATGATTTATTAGTAAATGAATCTATGCTGACAGGAAATAATGCTAGTATTGAGAAATTTGAAAGTTGCTATCATCTTGAACGTAAACGATTTATTCCATTAAAACGGATGAAAGACTATAATCCACTTGAACTTGAAAATGTATGTTTCAAAGGTACGTATATTGTTGACGGAAATGCAAAGGCTGTAGTTGTTTCGACAGGTAAAAATACGTATTCAGGAATACTTCATACTTGCTGCGGTAGAATGTCTTAA
- a CDS encoding 5'-3' exonuclease has product MKKVLLVDGMALLFRAFYATSVYGQFMKRQDGTPTNGIHGYMKHLLTAIQAIEPTHIVTCWDMGSTTFRTESFSNYKANRAAPPEELIPQFDLVQEMTAKLSMPVIGMKGYEADDCIGTLAKQYCNEAEVYILTGDTDLLQLVDTNVTAMLLRKGIGNYEYYTPEKIMEEKGVEPWQIVHAKAFMGDTSDNYPGVKGIGEKTAYKLIQEYGTVSAVLENIASLTKAQRTKIESDLENLNISLQLAQIHCEVPISCLLEEGLHTMDEEKLRFVCNEMNWGRPEILINML; this is encoded by the coding sequence ATGAAAAAAGTATTATTAGTTGATGGTATGGCACTATTATTTCGTGCTTTTTACGCAACAAGTGTATATGGACAATTTATGAAACGACAAGATGGTACCCCGACGAATGGGATTCATGGTTATATGAAGCATTTATTAACAGCAATACAAGCAATCGAACCAACGCACATTGTAACGTGCTGGGATATGGGAAGTACGACATTTAGAACGGAATCTTTCTCGAATTATAAAGCAAATCGTGCAGCACCGCCGGAAGAATTAATTCCGCAATTTGATTTAGTGCAAGAAATGACTGCGAAATTATCTATGCCTGTAATCGGTATGAAAGGTTATGAAGCGGATGATTGTATCGGTACGCTTGCAAAACAATATTGCAATGAAGCGGAAGTTTATATTTTGACAGGTGATACAGATTTACTTCAACTTGTTGATACGAATGTTACAGCTATGCTTCTTCGTAAAGGAATTGGAAATTACGAGTATTACACACCGGAAAAAATCATGGAAGAGAAAGGTGTAGAACCTTGGCAAATTGTTCATGCGAAAGCTTTCATGGGAGATACAAGTGATAATTATCCGGGTGTAAAAGGTATTGGTGAAAAAACAGCGTATAAGCTGATTCAAGAATACGGGACAGTATCGGCAGTGCTAGAAAATATAGCATCATTAACGAAAGCGCAGCGCACAAAAATTGAAAGTGATTTAGAGAATTTAAATATCTCTTTACAATTAGCGCAAATTCATTGTGAAGTTCCAATTTCATGCTTATTAGAAGAAGGGTTACACACAATGGACGAAGAAAAACTACGCTTTGTTTGTAACGAAATGAATTGGGGAAGACCTGAAATATTAATTAATATGCTTTAA
- a CDS encoding sulfurtransferase: MIVTVEWLREHIEDENVRIIDCRFDLANPNWGREKYEEEHILHALYFDLNLDLSSPVTEHGGRHPLPNIEEFADKLSQAGIGEHTTVIAYDSQAGANASRLWWLLNYVGHEKVYILDGGFPAWKENGLHTTPNIPVIARKPFIPEIQENMLVTMEDVRGKIRAGANMTLIDSREPKRYAGAEELVDSKAGHIPTAVNYFWKDGILESGHFKNEEEQQGRFQNLDKEKETIVYCGSGVTACPNIVALKLAGFQNVKLYTGSWSDWISYPENQIAKEED; the protein is encoded by the coding sequence ATGATAGTTACAGTCGAATGGTTACGTGAGCATATAGAAGATGAGAATGTCCGTATAATCGATTGTCGTTTTGATTTAGCGAATCCTAATTGGGGTAGAGAAAAGTATGAGGAAGAACATATTCTTCATGCGTTATATTTTGATTTGAATTTAGATTTATCAAGTCCTGTAACAGAACATGGTGGTCGCCATCCATTGCCGAATATTGAGGAGTTTGCAGACAAGCTTTCACAAGCTGGTATTGGTGAACATACGACAGTAATTGCATATGACAGTCAAGCGGGTGCAAATGCTTCTCGTCTCTGGTGGTTATTAAACTATGTAGGACATGAGAAAGTATATATATTAGATGGCGGATTTCCAGCTTGGAAAGAGAATGGACTACACACAACGCCGAATATCCCAGTTATTGCACGAAAACCTTTTATACCGGAAATACAAGAAAATATGCTTGTAACGATGGAAGATGTGAGAGGGAAAATTCGTGCAGGTGCAAATATGACATTAATTGATTCTAGGGAACCAAAACGTTATGCTGGTGCGGAAGAGCTCGTTGATTCGAAGGCAGGGCATATTCCGACGGCAGTAAACTATTTTTGGAAAGATGGGATTTTAGAATCGGGACACTTTAAAAACGAAGAGGAACAGCAAGGGCGTTTCCAAAATCTTGATAAAGAGAAGGAAACAATCGTATATTGTGGTTCTGGTGTTACAGCGTGTCCGAACATAGTTGCATTAAAATTAGCTGGTTTTCAAAATGTTAAATTGTATACAGGTAGCTGGAGTGATTGGATTTCTTATCCAGAAAATCAAATTGCAAAAGAAGAAGATTAA
- a CDS encoding GNAT family N-acetyltransferase gives MSVVIERISKEAIPKSLLLLADPSESQIDAYVQRGYTYIAKQEERIIGVYVLLETRPRTMEIMNIAVVEHLQGKGIGKQLLSHAVETAKGYGMSKLEVGTGNSSVSQLALYQKCGFRIFSIDFDYFSKHYEEEIIENGIVCRDMIRLAMELNKNV, from the coding sequence ATGTCTGTTGTCATAGAGCGTATTTCGAAAGAAGCTATACCGAAATCTTTATTACTTCTTGCTGATCCAAGTGAAAGCCAAATTGATGCATATGTACAGAGAGGGTATACGTATATAGCTAAACAAGAAGAAAGAATCATCGGTGTATATGTGCTTTTGGAAACAAGACCAAGGACAATGGAAATTATGAATATTGCGGTTGTAGAGCATTTGCAAGGAAAAGGGATTGGAAAGCAGCTATTAAGTCATGCCGTAGAAACTGCTAAAGGATATGGTATGTCAAAACTTGAAGTTGGTACAGGCAATTCTAGTGTTTCACAACTTGCTTTATATCAAAAATGTGGATTTCGTATTTTTTCTATTGATTTTGATTACTTTTCAAAGCATTATGAAGAAGAGATTATTGAAAATGGGATTGTATGTCGCGATATGATTCGGCTTGCAATGGAATTGAATAAGAACGTATAA
- a CDS encoding acyltransferase family protein gives MERHEELDSIRGISSLVVMIGHYLMIFSAFQNYSYEDNKPFVVYLLKETPARLIFSSGNESVIIFFVLSGFVLYESIQKTNSSYGSYLLKRICRIYIPYIVAIVIAIICQTTISKYGISYLSEWFNRSWTIESSLSLIAQHVLLVGKYNTDTYNSVIWSLVHEMRISIIFPLVLMVCLRKTVRGSLLSLFSFSICSVVILFLFRSSLTLTSYVLTLHYTVLFLLGALVAKYKNNLIAFYSNCTKNTKITWFLFAILLYMYEGLIGEIKVLNNFIFRDYVVAISACLFVILSLSVSTLSSLLHNKYLLYLGKISYSLYLYHNISLFSLIYVLHEILPLPIVLILSLILSLILATISYVFVEKFAFRVGKYVTKRADRERKELLVENDVQDVIQTKAVK, from the coding sequence ATGGAGAGGCATGAAGAACTGGATTCTATAAGAGGAATTTCTTCATTGGTAGTAATGATTGGTCATTATTTGATGATTTTCTCAGCATTTCAAAATTACAGTTATGAAGATAATAAACCATTTGTTGTATATCTATTAAAAGAAACGCCTGCACGTCTTATTTTTAGTAGTGGTAACGAATCTGTTATTATCTTTTTTGTTTTGAGTGGATTTGTTTTGTATGAATCTATTCAAAAAACAAATAGTAGCTATGGATCATACCTTTTAAAACGTATATGCAGAATATACATTCCATATATTGTGGCAATAGTCATAGCTATTATATGCCAGACTACAATAAGTAAATATGGTATTTCTTATTTAAGCGAATGGTTTAATCGCTCATGGACGATTGAAAGTTCTTTAAGTCTAATAGCACAGCATGTTTTATTGGTTGGGAAATATAATACAGATACATATAACAGTGTGATTTGGTCACTTGTACATGAAATGCGAATATCTATAATTTTCCCGTTAGTTTTGATGGTTTGTTTACGCAAAACAGTAAGGGGTTCATTACTATCATTGTTTAGTTTTAGTATATGTTCTGTCGTGATATTATTTTTATTTCGCTCGAGTTTAACATTAACAAGCTATGTATTAACGTTGCATTACACAGTGCTGTTTTTACTAGGAGCACTAGTTGCGAAGTATAAAAATAATTTAATAGCTTTTTATAGTAATTGTACTAAAAATACGAAAATTACATGGTTTTTATTTGCGATTTTACTTTATATGTATGAAGGGCTTATTGGAGAAATTAAAGTGCTCAATAATTTTATATTTCGAGACTACGTAGTAGCGATAAGCGCATGTCTATTTGTCATATTAAGCTTGTCAGTTTCAACTTTGTCGTCCTTACTGCATAATAAATACTTGTTATATTTGGGGAAGATTTCTTACAGTCTTTATTTATACCATAACATATCTTTATTTTCTCTTATATACGTGCTCCATGAAATATTACCGTTACCTATTGTTTTAATTTTGTCGCTTATTCTTTCGCTTATACTAGCAACGATTTCGTATGTATTTGTAGAAAAATTTGCATTTAGAGTCGGAAAGTATGTCACAAAGCGAGCGGATAGAGAGAGGAAAGAGTTATTAGTAGAAAATGATGTG
- a CDS encoding glutathionylspermidine synthase family protein, which yields MSQYIKKRKEFYSNYPHFWSDLYECEYSLFHVFPITEQTMKQLQVATERMGKIFFKTARILRNLSNEQLLELGFPTASLPFIRLKGMYPESVISRFDFALTEDNRIKMLEFNSDTPTFIVECFQMNGKVCEELDYDDPNANQERLLSSGITKAVMEFTKGMEEPNVVFTAHPEHIEDWNTTMYLSGLCHVENKVMPMTELRITDDALVDRDGLPIDVLYRQTYPIEDLIEDQDPETGDLVGVELLQLVKEGKLFIINPLSAFLLQPKSIQCLIWGLAEEGAFYTSEEQKWIKEYMLPTYLEPDLFLGKSPFVQKPSFGREGDTITIRDKDTNIMIRNAHETYKSSLPIFQKYTELPVVFLETEKGIEKLSYVFGAFLIAGKASSIGIRAGEKITGNESYYLPVGIKKEENK from the coding sequence ATGTCGCAATACATAAAGAAAAGAAAAGAATTTTATTCGAATTATCCTCATTTCTGGTCGGACTTATATGAATGTGAGTATAGTTTGTTTCATGTTTTCCCGATAACAGAGCAAACAATGAAACAATTACAAGTAGCAACTGAACGAATGGGAAAAATATTTTTTAAGACTGCTAGAATTCTTCGGAATTTATCTAATGAACAGCTTCTTGAACTCGGTTTTCCAACTGCAAGCTTGCCTTTTATTAGACTGAAAGGGATGTATCCTGAATCTGTTATTTCACGATTTGATTTTGCTTTAACAGAGGATAATCGTATTAAAATGCTTGAGTTTAATAGTGATACTCCAACTTTTATTGTGGAATGCTTTCAAATGAATGGAAAAGTTTGTGAAGAACTTGACTATGATGATCCAAATGCAAATCAAGAGCGCTTACTTTCTTCTGGTATTACAAAAGCCGTAATGGAGTTTACAAAAGGAATGGAAGAGCCAAATGTTGTTTTCACAGCTCATCCTGAACATATAGAAGATTGGAATACGACTATGTATTTGAGTGGGCTATGTCATGTTGAAAATAAAGTGATGCCAATGACAGAACTTAGAATTACAGATGATGCTTTAGTAGATAGAGATGGTTTACCAATTGATGTTTTGTATCGCCAAACATATCCAATTGAAGACTTGATTGAAGATCAAGATCCCGAAACGGGGGATTTGGTGGGAGTAGAACTTTTGCAACTTGTAAAAGAAGGAAAGCTTTTTATTATAAATCCTTTGTCGGCCTTTTTACTTCAGCCGAAATCAATTCAATGTCTTATTTGGGGATTAGCAGAAGAAGGTGCTTTTTACACAAGTGAGGAACAAAAGTGGATTAAAGAATATATGCTTCCTACATATTTAGAGCCAGATTTATTTTTGGGGAAAAGTCCTTTCGTTCAAAAACCTTCGTTCGGTAGGGAAGGTGACACGATTACGATTCGTGATAAGGATACAAATATTATGATTCGAAATGCACATGAAACGTATAAATCGTCACTGCCTATATTTCAGAAATATACAGAGCTTCCAGTTGTATTTTTAGAAACTGAAAAAGGAATTGAGAAGCTGTCGTACGTGTTTGGGGCTTTTTTAATTGCTGGAAAAGCGAGCAGCATCGGTATACGTGCCGGAGAAAAAATTACGGGAAATGAATCGTATTATTTACCGGTAGGTATTAAGAAGGAGGAAAATAAATGA
- a CDS encoding YpbS family protein produces MEVHKAITAHSRKQNESVKACLQLDAQREAAIEAAVSLASKGKEFSVDIINVVTKQINDLAKNGVTLQRKFVTEEMVMEYVSRLQEKEGR; encoded by the coding sequence ATGGAAGTACATAAAGCAATTACAGCACATTCTCGTAAACAAAATGAAAGTGTAAAAGCATGTTTACAATTAGATGCGCAGCGTGAAGCAGCTATTGAAGCAGCCGTATCTCTTGCGTCAAAGGGGAAAGAATTTTCGGTTGATATCATTAATGTTGTAACAAAGCAAATTAATGATCTTGCAAAAAATGGTGTTACACTGCAGCGTAAATTTGTTACAGAAGAAATGGTTATGGAGTATGTAAGTCGTTTGCAAGAGAAAGAAGGTCGTTAA
- a CDS encoding DUF3931 domain-containing protein has product MDNNEKKCNVISIDGKKKKSDTYSYPKLVVENKTYEFSSFVLCGETPDGRRLVLTHMISTDEFAGFVKSLDTVLQKKIERIFFS; this is encoded by the coding sequence ATGGACAACAATGAGAAAAAATGCAACGTCATCTCTATTGATGGAAAGAAAAAGAAGAGCGACACATATTCCTATCCAAAATTAGTAGTAGAAAACAAAACGTATGAGTTTTCTTCATTCGTCTTATGCGGTGAAACACCAGACGGCAGACGCTTAGTTCTTACCCATATGATTTCTACTGATGAGTTTGCAGGGTTTGTAAAATCTTTAGATACTGTACTACAAAAGAAAATTGAACGAATCTTTTTTTCATAA